In Ailuropoda melanoleuca isolate Jingjing chromosome 4, ASM200744v2, whole genome shotgun sequence, the following proteins share a genomic window:
- the TPRA1 gene encoding transmembrane protein adipocyte-associated 1: MDILEEVIWANGSTAPPPPVAPNISVPHRCLLLLYEDIRTSRVRYWDLLLLIPNVLFFIFLLWKLPFARAKIRVTSSPIFITFYILVFVVALVGIARAVVSMTVSTSDAATVADKILWEITRFFLLAIELSVVILGLAFGHLESKSSIKRVLAITTVLSLAYSVTQGTLEILYPDAHLSAEDFNIYGHGGRQFWLVSSCFFFLVYSLVVVLPKTPLKDRISLPSRRSFYVYAGILALLNLVQGLGSALLCADIIEGLCCVDATTFLYFSFFAPLIYVAFLRGFFGSEPKILFSYKCQVDETEEPDMHLPQPYAVARREGPEAAGAASTQFDSAGGVAYLDDIASMPCHTGSINSTDSERWKTINA, encoded by the exons ATGGACATCCTGGAAGAGGTGATTTGGGCCAACGGGAGcacagccccgcccccacccgtgGCACCCAACATCAGCGTGCCACATCGCTGTCTGCTGCTGCTCTATGAGGATATCAGAACTTCCAG GGTCCGGTACTGGGACCTCCTGCTGCTCATCCCCAACGTGCTCTTCTTCATCTTCCTGCTCTGGAAGCTTCCGTTCGCTCGGGCCAAGATCCGTGTCACCTCCAGCCCCATTTTTATCACCTTCTATATCCTG GTGTTCGTGGTGGCGCTGGTGGGCATCGCCCGGGCCGTGGTGTCCATGACGGTCAGCACCTCGGATGCTGCGACTGTTGCCGATAAG ATCCTGTGGGAGATTACCCGCTTCTTCCTGTTGGCCATCGAGCTGAGTGTGGTCATCCTGGGCCTTGCCTTTG GTCACCTGGAGAGCAAGTCAAGCATCAAGCGGGTGCTGGCCATCACCACGGTGCTGTCCCTGGCCTACTCTGTCACCCAG GGGACACTGGAGATCCTGTACCCTGATGCCCACCTGTCGGCTGAGGACTTCAACATCTACGGGCACGGGGGCCGCCAGTTCTGGCTGGTCAgctcctgcttcttcttcctg GTCTACTCTCTGGTGGTCGTGCTCCCCAAGACCCCGCTGAAGGATCGCATCTCCCTGCCTT CACGAAGGAGCTTCTACGTGTATGCTGGCATCCTGGCGCTGCTCAACCTGGTACAGGGGCTGGGAAGCGCCCTGCTCTGCGCCGACATCATCGAGGGGCTGTG ctgtgTAGATGCCACCACATTTCTCTACTTCAGCTTCTTCGCGCCCCTCATCTACGTGGCCTTCCTCCGGGGCTTTTTTGG ctcGGAGCCCAAGATCCTCTTCTCCTACAAATGCCAAGTGGACGAGACTGAGGAACCAGACATGCACCTGCCCCAGCCCTACGCAGTGGCCCGGCGGGAGGGCCCGGAGGCGGCAGGGGCTGCCAGCACACAGTTTGACTCGGCCGGTGGGGTGGCCTACCTGGACGACATTGCCTCCATGCCCTGCCACACGGGTAGCATCAACAGCACAGACAGTGAGCGCTGGAAGACTATCAATGCCTGA